Within the Thermosynechococcaceae cyanobacterium Okahandja genome, the region TCGGTCAGGGTCAACCCCAAGCGTTGGGCGCGCTTAATAAAGTGCAAACGGACAAAGACATCCTCACCAAATAGACGATAGCCACCGGCGGTTCTCCCCTGAGTCTTGAGTAACCCCAACTCAGCGTAATAGCGGATGGTTTGGATGGATAAGCCGCTTTGCCTAGAGACTGCACCAATGAACTGTGGTGTTGCCATCAACCGCCCTGCCTATCTTCGATCAAGACTCAATTACCCTTTTAGCAGAAACCGAGGTGCTGTAAAAATTCAAGGGGTAGGCCATCGCAATCGCGCATGAAGGCAATGTGGTACAGGGAGTTGCCAATCATCTGCTGTGTGGGTTTGAGTAACAGGTGAAAGGGGAGTTGGCGTGCGCTGAGGGTTGCCTTTACCTGATCGAGCCACTGGTCTAGGGACTGGGGTTGATTGCTGAGATCAAAGGAAAGGTGATAGTAGCCGACGTAGTGCTCATCTGCAAAGGCATCGGCGGCGGGTTGGGGCTGGGGTACCTGCAACAGTTCGAGCCGCGTGCCCCAGCCCGTTAGCCAGCAGGCTAGGGTGTATCCCGTAGTAAAGCGGGTTTCTGTTATAAAGCCCAAGCACTCATAGAAGGCGATCGCGCGGTGAATATCTGCTGTACGAATTGAGACGTGGTGCAGGGTCATTGGGTCTCCTGTTTCGGTCGCAGTTGGTCGGGGAAATCAATAAATACCCGCTCGCCCGCCGTAACACCGTCAACAATTTGGGTTTGATCTTGCCAGCTTGTGCCAATGGTAACGGGGCGAAACTCCGGCTTGTTATCGGCACCCACCACGTAAACGCCCGTTTGTCCCTTTTCAACCGCGATCGCCACCGTTGGTACGAGGAGGGCATTGGCCACTTTTTGACCCAAGAAATCCAGATCCACGTTCATGCCGGAGCGCAGTTCTGCTAGCCCTGTTAACAACGATACCCGCACCTGAAAGAAGGTCACGTTTTGCTCCACCACGGCCTCTGGGGCAATCAAGCGCACCTGTCCCTGAAACGTTTGCCCCGGGTAAGCATCGGCGCGAATCTCAACCGGCTGCCCCAGTTGTATCTGACCAATATCTACCTCTGGTACTTCGGCAAGTACTTCTAGCCCCTCGGCAATGGCCACAATTGAGGTGGAGGTGGCAGATGTCGTGGTTGAGGCGGAAGTGGTTGGGGTCACAAATGCGCCCGGAATGGCATATTTTTGGGTAATGATGCCATCAAAGGGCGCTCGAATAACCGTATCATCGAGGGCAACTTGGGCGGCCTGTACTTGGGCTTGGGCGGCGGCTACGGCTGCTTGGGCTTGGCGGATATCTTCGCTGCGGGAGCCTTGCTGCAACAGTTGTAGTCGCTTCTGGGCTTCGTTGAGGGTGGCGATCGCATTGTCGCGGTTGGCAATCAACTCATCAAGGGTATCGCGGGGAATCACTCCCTCAGCCGCTAAGGTTTCATTGCGCTTCAGGCGCTCTTGGGCTAACTGGGCGCGGGCGGCGGCAGCTCGGACTTGGGCGGCGGCTTGGGCAATGTCTTCGGCACGGTTTCCGGCAACGGTGCGATCGCGCCGGGCAATAGCATCGGCTAAATTGGCTTGGGCTTGGGCAAGCTGTGCCCGCTCATCGCGGTTGTCCATGCGGGCAATAATTTGGCCTGCTTTGACGCTATCTCCCTGCTCCACGTAAAGCTCCGCCAGTAACCCTGCCCGCTTGGGACTAATGTTCACCGTTTGCACAGGCACCACCTTACCCGTCGCAGCCACCCGTGCAACCAAGTCACGACTGTCCATCACTGCTACGGTGTAACGGTCAAGGTCAACACTGCTCTGGCGCGATCGCCACAGGATCAGACTGCTACCGGCAATTAACCCGGCCACAACGGCACCAATCAGGAGCGATCGCCACCGTTGAGAAGGCTTACCAACAAAGGGAATAAAAGCTGCCATGAAGCGTTTTGCAATGCTTTACCCATTCTAACGTTATGTTACAGATTTCCACAGTTCCCCTGCCCCAGAACCTCCTAGTGACCGCAAATTCGCTTCTCTTCCTA harbors:
- a CDS encoding VOC family protein, whose protein sequence is MTLHHVSIRTADIHRAIAFYECLGFITETRFTTGYTLACWLTGWGTRLELLQVPQPQPAADAFADEHYVGYYHLSFDLSNQPQSLDQWLDQVKATLSARQLPFHLLLKPTQQMIGNSLYHIAFMRDCDGLPLEFLQHLGFC
- a CDS encoding efflux RND transporter periplasmic adaptor subunit, whose translation is MAAFIPFVGKPSQRWRSLLIGAVVAGLIAGSSLILWRSRQSSVDLDRYTVAVMDSRDLVARVAATGKVVPVQTVNISPKRAGLLAELYVEQGDSVKAGQIIARMDNRDERAQLAQAQANLADAIARRDRTVAGNRAEDIAQAAAQVRAAAARAQLAQERLKRNETLAAEGVIPRDTLDELIANRDNAIATLNEAQKRLQLLQQGSRSEDIRQAQAAVAAAQAQVQAAQVALDDTVIRAPFDGIITQKYAIPGAFVTPTTSASTTTSATSTSIVAIAEGLEVLAEVPEVDIGQIQLGQPVEIRADAYPGQTFQGQVRLIAPEAVVEQNVTFFQVRVSLLTGLAELRSGMNVDLDFLGQKVANALLVPTVAIAVEKGQTGVYVVGADNKPEFRPVTIGTSWQDQTQIVDGVTAGERVFIDFPDQLRPKQETQ